The uncultured Campylobacter sp. sequence AATTTCCTTCGCCTCTTTTAGCAGCGCCACGCCCTGCTTATACAGCTTCACGCTCTTTTCTAGGCTCAGATCCTTGTCGTTTAGGCTCTTTAAAAGCGCGTTAATCTTTTCCATTTTTTCCTCGAAACTCTCACTCATCCAAAATCCTTTTTATGATGTAATCAAATTTTTCTATCTCGACCAAAAACGCGTCGTGCCCATAGTCGCTATCGATCTGCGCGTAGCTCGTGCGATCCTTTTTGCCTAGATCGTTCATCGCATCGTAAATTTCTTTCATTAGCCCCGGCGGAAAGAGCACGTCGCCTTTGAAAGAGATGAGGTGCAGGCGCGATTTGATCTGCGCGCAGGCGTTTTTGAGATTGCCGTAGTGGCGCGTGCAATCAAATATATTCATCATCTTGGCGATGTAGAGATAGCACAGCGGATCGAACCTACGCGCGAAATTTTCGCCGTTGTATTCAAGGTAACGATCGACCTGAAAGCGCCCGTTGATCTCGTAAAGACCGTCGGTTTCGACGTAGTTGCGCCCAAATTTTTCCTGCATCGAGCTTGGGCTTAAAAAACTTATATGTCCCGCCATGCGCCCCACCGCCATGCCGTCAAGTCCGTGCTCGGCGATCAGATTTTTATCGTAGTTGCCACCTTTGAAATTTGGATCGCGCAAGATAGCCTCGGTCGCGATCTTATTAAATGCGATCGCCCAAGGCTGCGTAGCGTATGTGCTTGCGAGCACGAAAATTTCATCCGCAAATTCCGGATATTCGATCGCGTAGCACAGCGCCTGCATGCCGCCCAGGCTGCCGCCGATAACGGCGCGGGCGCGGGCGATGCCGAGGCGCTTTAAAAGCATCATCTGCGCGCGCACGACGTCCGAGACGACCACTACCGGAAAGCGCAAGCGGTACTCGCGGCCGCTGCTTTCATCGACGTCGAGCGGGCATGTCGAGCCGAAAGGCGAAGCTAGGATGTTTATGCAGATGACGAAAAATTTCGTCGTATCGACCGCTTTATGATCGCCGATGAGCCCGTCCCACCAGCCGGGTTTAACGTCGCCTTCGTAAAGTCCCGCGGCATGCGCGGAGCCGGTTAAGGCGTGGCAGATGACGATGACGTTGGATTTATCCAGATTTAGCTCGCCGTAGGTTTCATAGGCGAGCTTGAAGTTAGAAAAGACGCGGCCGCTCTCTAGATAGAGCGGCTCGTCAAAATTTTGAATTTTGCTTTGAAGGATCACTGATTTACTCGGTAATTCGGCGCTTCCTGCGTGATGATGACGTCGTGGACATGGCTTTCTTTAAGACCTGCGCTCGTGATCTCGACGAATTCCGCCTTTTGCTGAAAGGTCGCGATATCCTTGCTGCCGCAGTATCCCATCGAGCTTCGCAAGCCGCCTAGCAGCTGAAAGATCACGTCTTTTAGCATGCCCGCGTAAGGTACGCGTCCCTCGACGCCCTCGGGTACGAGTTTTTCTTTTGCGGTGCCGTCTTGAAAGTAGCGATCCGAACTTCCCTTTTGCATCGCCGCTAAGGAACCCATGCCGCGGTAAGTTTTGTACTGGCGCCCCTGAAACGTAATGAGTTCGCCCGGGGTTTCATAGCAGCCCGCAAGCAGGCTTCCCATCATCACCGAGCTTGCACCCGCAGCTAGAGCTTTGGCGATATCGCCCGAGTATTTGATGCCGCCGTCTGCGATGATTGGAATTCCAAATTTAGCCGCCTCGATCGCGCAATCGTTGATCGCGGTAAACTGCGGCACGCCCACGCCCGCTACGATGCGCGTAGTGCAGATCGAGCCCGGGCCGATACCTACTTTAATCGCGTCCGCTCCTGCGTTTGCGATATCCTTTATGCTGGCGGGGTTTGCGACGTTTCCGACCACTACGTCGACGTCGAAATTTCGCTTCAGCTCCTTAAGCGTGTCGATAATGCCTTTGGAGTGTCCGTGCGCAGAGTCCATCACAAGCGCGTCTACGCCCGCTTTTACGAGAGCTTCGGCTCTTTGCAGATGGCCTACGCCAATCGCCGCGGCGACGCGAAGGCGGCCGAATTTGTCTTTATTGGCGCTTGGATATTCGATGCGCTTTTTAAGGTCTTTAATCGTAATAAGCCCCTCTAAATGGCCGTTTGCATCGATTATCGGAAGCTTTTCTACCTTATTGTTTCTAAAAATTTTCTCCGCATCATCTAGAGTGCAGCCCTTTGGAGCGGTAATTAGCGGAGCTTTGGTCATCTTCTCGCCTACTAGCGCGGCGGTGTCGGTTTCAAAGCGCAGGTCGCGATTGGTTAAAATCCCAATCAGCACGCCGTTGTCGTCGATAACGGGAATGCCGCTGATGTGGTACTCGCCCATCAGATCGAGAGCGTCTTTGATCGTGGCGTCCGCCTTGATCGAGATGGGGTCTATAATGACGCCGCTTTCGCTCTTTTTTACGCGGCGAACCATCTTGGCTTGGGAGTCCTCGTCCATATTTTTATGGATCACGCCGATGCCGCCGAGGCGTGCCATCATTATCGCGGTGCGATACTCGGTGACCGTATCCATCGCAGCACTCACGAGAGGGGTATTTAGCGTGATATTTTTCGTAAAACTCGTGC is a genomic window containing:
- the guaB gene encoding IMP dehydrogenase, translating into MKIVKKALTFEDVLLVPQYSEILPKEVDISTSFTKNITLNTPLVSAAMDTVTEYRTAIMMARLGGIGVIHKNMDEDSQAKMVRRVKKSESGVIIDPISIKADATIKDALDLMGEYHISGIPVIDDNGVLIGILTNRDLRFETDTAALVGEKMTKAPLITAPKGCTLDDAEKIFRNNKVEKLPIIDANGHLEGLITIKDLKKRIEYPSANKDKFGRLRVAAAIGVGHLQRAEALVKAGVDALVMDSAHGHSKGIIDTLKELKRNFDVDVVVGNVANPASIKDIANAGADAIKVGIGPGSICTTRIVAGVGVPQFTAINDCAIEAAKFGIPIIADGGIKYSGDIAKALAAGASSVMMGSLLAGCYETPGELITFQGRQYKTYRGMGSLAAMQKGSSDRYFQDGTAKEKLVPEGVEGRVPYAGMLKDVIFQLLGGLRSSMGYCGSKDIATFQQKAEFVEITSAGLKESHVHDVIITQEAPNYRVNQ
- the xseB gene encoding exodeoxyribonuclease VII small subunit, producing the protein MSESFEEKMEKINALLKSLNDKDLSLEKSVKLYKQGVALLKEAKEILENAKLEVAEINAPEQA
- a CDS encoding homoserine O-acetyltransferase — its product is MILQSKIQNFDEPLYLESGRVFSNFKLAYETYGELNLDKSNVIVICHALTGSAHAAGLYEGDVKPGWWDGLIGDHKAVDTTKFFVICINILASPFGSTCPLDVDESSGREYRLRFPVVVVSDVVRAQMMLLKRLGIARARAVIGGSLGGMQALCYAIEYPEFADEIFVLASTYATQPWAIAFNKIATEAILRDPNFKGGNYDKNLIAEHGLDGMAVGRMAGHISFLSPSSMQEKFGRNYVETDGLYEINGRFQVDRYLEYNGENFARRFDPLCYLYIAKMMNIFDCTRHYGNLKNACAQIKSRLHLISFKGDVLFPPGLMKEIYDAMNDLGKKDRTSYAQIDSDYGHDAFLVEIEKFDYIIKRILDE